The nucleotide window ATGGGTCAGAAGGCCAGGGGCAACCTTGGCGTATTCGGCAATTTTCCGGACGGTCGTTCCCTTGTAACCGTTTTCAGCAAGGGCACAAATGGTGGCTTCCACAAACAACTGACGCTTGTTGTCACCTTCATAATCCACACTGAAAATGCTTTTTTCTTTTTTCATTCTTCGCCCACACACTGTTTTGCCTGTATCTTATAACAACAGGAAACAATATGGCAAAGATGCATTCGCCACGGGGTGCCTCCAGGACGCTATTAAAGTTCTGTACATTTGTACAATCCCTCCCCTATACTCTGACAAAATAAAGGGTATGAAACAGGTACGTAAAATGGCTGAAGATGTGAAAGTAAGACCATGCATGGGATTCTGGCGTACATGGGCGCTTGTGGTCGGTATGATGATCGGCTCCGGCATTTTCATGATGCCTGCCCTGCTGGCCCCGTTCGGAGGCCTCGGGCTGATGAGCATTCTGGTCACTGGTGGTGGTACACTGCTGATTGCGCTGATGCTCTCCCGCCTGACCAAAGCCATTCCAAAAGTCGGCGGCCCCTATGCCTATGCCCGGGAAGGCCTTGGCGACTTTGCCGCCTTTCTGACCATGTGGGGGTACTCTATCTCCATCTGGACGTCGGTGGCTGCCGTAGCTGTTGGTTTCGTCGGCTATCTCGACGTTTTTATTCCTGGACTGGCTGAGAATCCGGTCGCTTCCCTGATTGCCAGCCTCGGCCTGATCTGGCTTCTTGTGGCACTCAACATAAAGGGAGTTCAGGAAGCAAGCATCATCCAGCTGATCACGACAATTCTGAAAATTTTACCTCTGCTGCTGATCGGCGGACTTGGATTTTTTCATATCAGCGGAAATTATATGCCGGAAATGAACCCGACCGACGGAAACCCCTTCTCCGCCCTGAGCGCCGCCGCGATTATGACCATGTGGGCCTTTGTCGGCATCGAATGCGCCACCATTCCGGCAGATGATGTGATTGAACCTGAGAAAACCGTCCCCAGGGTCATGTTCTGGGGAACCATAACCGTCACCCTGGTCTATCTGGTTTCCACATTCGGGGTAATGCTTGTTGTGCCGCCGGAGGTATTGACCACATCAACAAGTCCTTTCTCAGACGCGGCAACCGCCATGATGGGACCTTTCGGGGCCAAATTCGTCGCCGTTGGCGCGATGATCTCCATGATTGGCGCCCTGAATGCGTTGATCCTTGTCGGTGCGCAGACCCCGATGGCAGCTGCCAGGGATAAACTGTTTCTGCTCAGCTTCGCCAAACTGTCTAAAAACGGCACACCTGCCTTTTCCCTCCTGGTGCTGGGTGTCATCGCCTCAGTCCTGCTGATGATGAATTATACCAAGGGCCTGCGCGGCGCTTTTGAATTCCTGCTGCTGCTCTCCACCCTGTCAGTCCTGATCCCCTATGCCTTTTCCGCCGTGGCCGAACTGGTCCTGCTCAGAAAGGTGGGCAAGGCTGCCCCCCTGCAGACCACCTTTCTCTCCCTGGCGGCTTTTGTCTATACCACCTGGGTCATTATCGGCTCCGGCGACCAGACGGTTTTCTGGGGATTTATACTGCTGCTCGTGGGCATGCCCATCTATGCCTGGCTGCATGTGCATATCACTGAAGTGGAACAGGTTGAGGCGGTTGAATGACAGGCTTTAACGAATATGGGAAAATCAGCCGCATCGCGGTAAGGTCTCCTGCAGCATCCTTTGTGAATGATGAAAAGGCCGGGGCCGAATGGCAGGCGCTACGGTTCCACGCCAGGCCAGATTACAGGGAAGCGGTCAGCGAATATGAAGCCTTTCTCGACATTCTTGCAGGCACCGGAGCAACCGTCAGTGACCTGCCCGGCGCAGAGGAACTGACGCTGGATTCCATTTATGCCCGTGATGCGCTTCTGGTCAGCCCGAATGGGCTTATTCTTTGCCGTATGGGTCGTGTCAGCAGACGCAACGAACCGGCTTGTAACGCCCGCCTGCTGGAACAGGCCGGTGAAACAGTGCTCGGCCAGATTACCGCTCCAGGAACCCTTGAAGGCGGCGACTTCATCTGGCTTGACGACACCACCTGCGCAGTCGGATTCGGTCCGCGAACGAATGCAGAAGGCATCAGACAGCTACAGGGCCTTCTTGGTGAGGAAGTCGAAGTCCATGTCGTGCCCCTCCCGGCCCCGGATCATGAAGAGGATGTTTTCCACCTGATGAGCATGATCTCTCCGCTGGACAAGGATCTGGCGCTGATTTACCGGCCACTGATGCCGGACAGTTTCATTACCTGGCTGCAGGAGAAGGGCATCGGATTTGTCGAAGTGCCGGAAGAGGAATTCATCCCCATGGGCTGCAACGTTCTTGCCCTGGGACCGCGTGATCTTCTGATGCTGGATAATTTGCCTGAAACGAAGAGACGCCTTGAAGCCGCCGGCTGCACAGTACAGACTTACAAGGGTGACGAAATCAGCCGCAAGGGCGAAGGCGGACCAACTTGCCTGACCCGCCCGCTGGCACGATCATAACAACGTCAGAATCACAAAAGGCAATCTAACTCCTGACGCGAAGAACCTTGGCGCCCTTGATATGTGTGTTTTTCATTTCCAGCAACGCCTTGTTGGCGTCTTCCAGCGGATATTCCCGGATTTCCGGCTGCAGGGGAATTTCAGCAGCAAGCTTGAGAAACTCCTGAACATCGGTACGGGTTATATTGGCCACAGACTTGATTTCCTTTTCCATCCAGAGATGCTCAGGATATTCAAGGCGCAACAGAGCTTCCTTGTCTCCCGCCTCCTTGCGGATCGCATTGATGACCACCCGGCCGCCCGGTTCAAGATTCTGCAGGGCAGCGACAATCGGCAGCCAGGCAGGAGTGGTATCAATCACGGCATGCAGCTGTTCTGGCGCATGATCCATGGTATCGCCCGCCCAGTGTGCTCCCAGGTTACGGGCAAAGGCCCTCTCTTCCTCCTGCCGGGCGAAAACAAAAATCTTTGTGTCAGGGAAACTGTGGCGCACCATCTGCAGCACCAGATGGGCAGAGGCGCCAAAACCGGTCAGGCCCAAATTCTGTCCATTGATCAGCCCGGTCAGGCGCAGGGAGCGATAGCCGATGGCACCGGCACAGAGAAGCGGCGCCGCCTCGGCGTCACCGAATAGATCAGGGATGGGGTAGGTAAATGATGCGGGGACTGTCATCAGTTCGGCATAACCGCCATTGGCGTCCCTCCCCGTTGCGCGAAAATCCGGACAAAGATTTTCCTCTCCCCGCAAACAAAAGCGGCAGGTACCACAGGCCGAATATATCCAGGCTACACCAACACGGCCCCCAATGATCAGGTCCGGGACACCTTCCCCCACCGCCTCAATATGTCCGACGACCTGATGACCCGGTATCATTGGAAAATATGGCGGCGGTGTCCGGCCCTCGATTTCATCCAGTTCGGTATGGCAGATCCCGCAGACGGAAACCCCGATCAGGACTTCACCGGCACCGGGCACAGGATCGGGCCATTCCACCAGCTCAAGCGGAGCCGGGTTTTCCGAAAGCGGAGCAACAGATTTCAGGATCATGGCGCGCATGAAACTATTCTCCCAATTTTCATTCTACAAGCCTGCCTTCTTTCCGGTTTTTTGTAGAGAATGACCAATATCCAGAAGAATTCTTTGAACCTTTCCGAAGTTGTCTAAATCCATCATTTACTAATCAGGTAAAAGTCTCAGGGTGTAATCTGTTACCTCCTTAATTTTCTCTTTGGTATAGAATACCGGGAAATAATCGCCTTCATTCCAGTCTGTAAACAGATTTTTGTAATAGGGACTATCCGGATCACCTGATTGACCTGGCGTATTGGTGCCAACGGTCAAATCCCAGTCTGAGGTGTCGACAATAATCCGGAAACTCCCACCTGACGTTTGACGGGGGGCACCATAATTTACATTCAATGTATTTTCACTTCCGCCTCGAGGAAGTTGTGCAGTATTTACTTTTTCCTGCATATCCTTGTTCAATAAATGACTGAAAGGGTGAATGATCTGGGCATAATGGGTTTTCCCATATATCCAGTCCTCCATATCCGGCCCCCTATCCTTTTTCAGGCTCTGCACCGCTATTTTAAGGCTTTCAACCATTTCGGTATTCCTCATCCTCACAGCATCTTTCCCAAAAACAAATTCTGGCGGTGTCACCAGCCATTCAAGTATTTTCTCTCTTCTTATTTCCGGGACAGCGGCCAGCTTCGTCTCAGGAATAACCCGCTTCGTTATATTTTCGAACAGAACCGTTTCCCATTTGTCATAAATTGTTGCGGCGACACTGTCCCTGCCCATCATGTAATCCCAATTTATGAGCTTTGACCTGACCGCTTTCAGCTCCGCCGAGACCTTTAAATTTTTAAAAAGAGATATGATTTTCTCCGCCGTCATCGATTTAGTATCATATTGCAATGCGATAGAGTCTTTTATGCTATGGTTTTCTGACTTCTCCATCGCTTCCTGAAGACGAAATATCCGGGCCGGGTCTGAATAAAAGTCACTAAAAATATTGGGATACCCATCAGGTATATTGTAGTTATTCGCTGTCCCGTACCATCCCTCCTGTGGGTTCAGGAGGTGAGGCATGGACTTGACCGGAACATAACCACTCCATTCATATTCACCATTCCCGGGAACGGGAAGGCTGCCACTCCATCCAAACCTGACCGGAGACAGACCCACTGATTGCCAGCCAATATTTCCTTTTTGATCTGCCCAAACCATGTTCTCCCCGGGCAGACCAGAGAACGAACAGGCGTCTCTGAATTCTTCCCAGGTGGTCGCCTGATCCATGCGCAGACTTGCCAGATAGGGGGTTGCTCCAATATCAAGCCAAGCGGCTTTCATCCCGTAGGCAATATGATTTTCCTGATCCTCAAAAAGAACAGGACCGTGTATGGAATATTTCAGAACTTCGGTGACCGTGTTCTTGCCACGGACTTTAATCCGGGTCTTTTCAACCTCAAAGTCTTTCCATTCCCCTTTATACCAGTATTGATTTGGCTGATCAGGATTGGTTTCATAGACATACAAATCTTCCTGATCAATCCAGAATATGGTCAATCCCCACGCGCCATAAGCATTATGGCCGATTGAAATGCCCGGCAATACAGGTTCTCCGCCGCCGATCACATTCCACCCCGGTGCATTTAAATGCACCCAATAGCGCAATGAAGGGCTTTGAATGGCGCGATGAGGGTCGTTGGCCATGAGGGGCATACCGCTTTTTGTTTTGCGTCCCGAAACAACCCAGTTATTGCTGCCCAGGGCATTCACGCCCTGAAGCGGATCATG belongs to Emcibacter sp. and includes:
- a CDS encoding APC family permease, with amino-acid sequence MAEDVKVRPCMGFWRTWALVVGMMIGSGIFMMPALLAPFGGLGLMSILVTGGGTLLIALMLSRLTKAIPKVGGPYAYAREGLGDFAAFLTMWGYSISIWTSVAAVAVGFVGYLDVFIPGLAENPVASLIASLGLIWLLVALNIKGVQEASIIQLITTILKILPLLLIGGLGFFHISGNYMPEMNPTDGNPFSALSAAAIMTMWAFVGIECATIPADDVIEPEKTVPRVMFWGTITVTLVYLVSTFGVMLVVPPEVLTTSTSPFSDAATAMMGPFGAKFVAVGAMISMIGALNALILVGAQTPMAAARDKLFLLSFAKLSKNGTPAFSLLVLGVIASVLLMMNYTKGLRGAFEFLLLLSTLSVLIPYAFSAVAELVLLRKVGKAAPLQTTFLSLAAFVYTTWVIIGSGDQTVFWGFILLLVGMPIYAWLHVHITEVEQVEAVE
- a CDS encoding dimethylarginine dimethylaminohydrolase family protein, which codes for MTGFNEYGKISRIAVRSPAASFVNDEKAGAEWQALRFHARPDYREAVSEYEAFLDILAGTGATVSDLPGAEELTLDSIYARDALLVSPNGLILCRMGRVSRRNEPACNARLLEQAGETVLGQITAPGTLEGGDFIWLDDTTCAVGFGPRTNAEGIRQLQGLLGEEVEVHVVPLPAPDHEEDVFHLMSMISPLDKDLALIYRPLMPDSFITWLQEKGIGFVEVPEEEFIPMGCNVLALGPRDLLMLDNLPETKRRLEAAGCTVQTYKGDEISRKGEGGPTCLTRPLARS
- a CDS encoding zinc-dependent alcohol dehydrogenase family protein gives rise to the protein MRAMILKSVAPLSENPAPLELVEWPDPVPGAGEVLIGVSVCGICHTELDEIEGRTPPPYFPMIPGHQVVGHIEAVGEGVPDLIIGGRVGVAWIYSACGTCRFCLRGEENLCPDFRATGRDANGGYAELMTVPASFTYPIPDLFGDAEAAPLLCAGAIGYRSLRLTGLINGQNLGLTGFGASAHLVLQMVRHSFPDTKIFVFARQEEERAFARNLGAHWAGDTMDHAPEQLHAVIDTTPAWLPIVAALQNLEPGGRVVINAIRKEAGDKEALLRLEYPEHLWMEKEIKSVANITRTDVQEFLKLAAEIPLQPEIREYPLEDANKALLEMKNTHIKGAKVLRVRS
- a CDS encoding penicillin acylase family protein, with the translated sequence MKNIFLVVILFLVGNGPAYSESVETLKTSGLKEPVEIVKDKWGISHIYAKNQSDLFFAQGYNAARDRLFQFEIWRRKALGTLAEIQGDKALTHDRGARLLRFRGDIRQEMAHYHKDGIQIITSFVEGINAYIKLTEKRPDLLPLEFKMLDLKPGYWTPEIVVSRHNALTGGVSTEIMLAETIEALGAETAKKILPFYRKAYLKAFEGVDLSKIHTDIMSDYVASRNMPEFEQEDLKNLKEYSAQRLNQKTDFQREKFTENLFHDPLQGVNALGSNNWVVSGRKTKSGMPLMANDPHRAIQSPSLRYWVHLNAPGWNVIGGGEPVLPGISIGHNAYGAWGLTIFWIDQEDLYVYETNPDQPNQYWYKGEWKDFEVEKTRIKVRGKNTVTEVLKYSIHGPVLFEDQENHIAYGMKAAWLDIGATPYLASLRMDQATTWEEFRDACSFSGLPGENMVWADQKGNIGWQSVGLSPVRFGWSGSLPVPGNGEYEWSGYVPVKSMPHLLNPQEGWYGTANNYNIPDGYPNIFSDFYSDPARIFRLQEAMEKSENHSIKDSIALQYDTKSMTAEKIISLFKNLKVSAELKAVRSKLINWDYMMGRDSVAATIYDKWETVLFENITKRVIPETKLAAVPEIRREKILEWLVTPPEFVFGKDAVRMRNTEMVESLKIAVQSLKKDRGPDMEDWIYGKTHYAQIIHPFSHLLNKDMQEKVNTAQLPRGGSENTLNVNYGAPRQTSGGSFRIIVDTSDWDLTVGTNTPGQSGDPDSPYYKNLFTDWNEGDYFPVFYTKEKIKEVTDYTLRLLPD